The window GCAGTCGGTCAACGATCGGTAATTCTTACCCGAACATAATCCTTCAATCTGCTTGAGTTCGGCGGGGGGAATCGTCGTTGCGCGGCCGGCCGTGCCGGGCGTGCAGTTGGGATCGAGGGCACCCTGACCCACCGTCGCGCGCGTAAGGTCGGCGCTCGTTTGCGCCTGAACCGGTGCAAACACGCCCATGGTCAGGACGAAAGCCATGAAAGCTGTCCGAATCATCGGCCTCATTATAGCATGCGCCTCACACATCGATCGTCACGATTTTCTTGAGCCATAAGCCACCGATAATTTGGAAGAAAAGCATCAGTAGGATCATCATCCAGCCGAGGCGTGTGGTGAACATCGGCGTCAGGAAATCCGGATTCATGAAGTAGAGAAGCGTTCCCAGGGCGAAAGGCATAAAAAAGAGCAAAAGGCCCTGGGTTTTTCCTTGTGCGGTTAATGCTTTGATCTTTCCATCGACTTTTCTTCGCTCCCGGATGGTCGAGGCGATAACGTCGAACGTCTCACTTAAATCTCCGCCCGTTTCGCGGAGAATCAGAACCGAATGAATCGCCACGCTCAAGTCCTCGCTCGGAACGCGATCGAGCATTTTAGCCAGCGCGTCATCCAACGTGAGACCCAATTTCTGCTGCGACAAGACCAGGCCGAACTCTTGGGAGATCGGCTTCGGCATTTCCTGAACGAGGACCTGAATTACTTGAGAAAGATTTAAACCGGATTTCAGCGAATTGGCCATCAGGTTTAGGCCGTCGATCAATTGGGCATCAAAGAGCCGAAGCCTTCGCTTCCAGCGAAATGTCACCCACCAGCGCGGCAACGACCAACCCATCCAGGAAAAGAGCAAGGTGAAAAAGAACGTAATCCATCCATATCCGTGCGAAAAAGCATATCCCACATATGTCATCGCCAGCGTGGAAAGGACGATATAGAGGGCCACCTTCGGGCGCTCGACCGACTGAAACATCCGTTCTTGCATCGACGAAACCCGGTCAATGTACGTACCTAAGGATTTGGAGATGGATTCCTCGATCCATGGGTAACCAAAATAGCTGGCGCCTGCCGTGGCGAGCGTCGCGAGTCCGATCGCGCCATATCCGAAC is drawn from Bdellovibrionota bacterium and contains these coding sequences:
- a CDS encoding type II secretion system F family protein, coding for MESLFGYGAIGLATLATAGASYFGYPWIEESISKSLGTYIDRVSSMQERMFQSVERPKVALYIVLSTLAMTYVGYAFSHGYGWITFFFTLLFSWMGWSLPRWWVTFRWKRRLRLFDAQLIDGLNLMANSLKSGLNLSQVIQVLVQEMPKPISQEFGLVLSQQKLGLTLDDALAKMLDRVPSEDLSVAIHSVLILRETGGDLSETFDVIASTIRERRKVDGKIKALTAQGKTQGLLLFFMPFALGTLLYFMNPDFLTPMFTTRLGWMMILLMLFFQIIGGLWLKKIVTIDV